The Pirellulimonas nuda genome includes a region encoding these proteins:
- a CDS encoding type I restriction endonuclease subunit R gives MSSVGKSEKETQQRVVALFSEELGYRYLGDWSDRDGNSNIEEELLSSYLRDKAGYSAPQITAALYKLSLEAGNKSRSLYENNRAVYRLLRYGVPVLVEAGRPTETVHLIDWDDPGANDFAIAEEVTLRGGHGRRPDLVLYVNGIALGVVELKNSRVSIGDGIRQQLSNQQPEFHAWFFSTIQLVLAGSDSEGLRYGAILTPEKFFLSWKEDEQDNTRYKLDKYLLKLCDKRRLLELVHDFVLYDGGIKKLPRAHQYFGVKEAQKHVARKQGGIVWHTQGSGKSIVMVLLAKWILENNPKARVAIITDRDELDKQIEQVFTGSGESIQRSDSGAELMRQLSAPRPRLLCSLVHKFGPRDGKKKTDKEFEAYIKDLQSKPSQTYGDVFVFVDECHRTQSGRLHKIMTTLMPSAVFIGFTGTPLLKKDKKTSLEVFGGYIHTYKFSEAVEDEVVLDLVYEARDIDQRLGSQEKIDQWFEAKTRGLNAWQKDELKSKWGTLQHVLSSKSRMGRVVSDVLFDFSVKPRLSSERGNAMLVVSSIYEACKYFELLRKTPLRGKCAIVTSYNPLAKDITLEETGANSETDKQFIYKTYTDLLATVDAAANKSKTETYEDWAKKLFVNEPANMRLLVVVDKLLTGFDAPSCTYLYIDKSMQDHGLFQAICRTNRLDGDDKDFGYIVDYKDLFKKVENAIAVYTSELDDSAGEASSEVLLQDRLTKGKERLNNAIEAITLLCEPVAPPAGELEHIHYFCGNTEIPTDLEKNEPRRAALYKSTVALVRAYGNLADELSEAGYSDDRIAEIKALLDHYVKLRDTIRNAAAETLDLKPYEADMRHLIDTYIEADEPRKISPFDNIGLLDLIVKTGIADAIAARLGGLGGNQAAIAETIENNVRSKIIKEQLSDPAFYELMSQLLDEVIADRKAKAIAYEDYLKRIAEIVKKVDAGKGDDTPAALDSPGKRAVYNVVKSAAAAGAATAGTDAVDLTLKIDETVKTVRPDGWRGVQAKEQIIKAALFGILQDAELVESLFTVLVAQKDY, from the coding sequence ATGAGCAGCGTCGGCAAGTCAGAAAAGGAGACGCAGCAACGGGTTGTCGCGCTGTTCAGCGAAGAGCTGGGCTACCGCTACCTGGGCGACTGGAGCGATCGCGACGGCAACAGCAATATTGAAGAAGAGCTTCTTTCTAGCTACCTACGCGACAAAGCGGGGTACTCCGCCCCCCAAATCACCGCGGCGCTCTACAAGCTGTCGCTCGAAGCGGGCAACAAGAGTCGCAGCCTGTACGAGAACAACCGCGCGGTTTATCGCCTGCTGCGGTACGGCGTGCCGGTGCTGGTGGAAGCGGGGCGGCCCACCGAGACAGTCCACCTGATCGACTGGGACGATCCCGGGGCGAACGACTTTGCGATTGCCGAAGAAGTGACCCTCCGCGGCGGGCACGGCCGGCGCCCCGACCTAGTGCTGTACGTCAACGGCATCGCGTTGGGGGTGGTCGAACTCAAGAACAGCCGGGTGAGCATCGGCGACGGCATCCGGCAGCAACTCTCGAACCAGCAGCCAGAGTTCCACGCTTGGTTCTTCAGCACCATTCAGTTGGTGCTGGCGGGGAGCGATTCGGAGGGACTCCGCTACGGCGCAATCTTGACCCCCGAGAAGTTCTTCCTGAGCTGGAAGGAAGACGAGCAGGACAACACGCGCTACAAGCTGGACAAGTACCTACTGAAGCTGTGCGACAAGCGCCGTCTGCTAGAGCTGGTGCACGACTTTGTGCTGTACGACGGCGGGATCAAGAAGCTGCCCCGGGCGCACCAATACTTCGGCGTCAAGGAGGCTCAGAAGCACGTCGCCCGCAAGCAGGGGGGCATTGTCTGGCACACGCAGGGGAGCGGCAAAAGCATCGTGATGGTGCTGCTGGCCAAGTGGATCCTGGAGAACAACCCCAAGGCGCGCGTCGCGATCATCACCGACCGCGACGAGCTAGACAAGCAGATCGAGCAGGTGTTCACCGGCTCGGGCGAATCGATCCAGCGGAGCGACAGCGGCGCCGAGCTGATGCGTCAACTAAGCGCGCCGAGGCCCCGGCTGCTGTGCTCCTTGGTCCACAAGTTTGGGCCCCGCGACGGCAAGAAGAAGACCGACAAAGAGTTCGAGGCCTACATCAAGGACCTCCAGTCCAAGCCAAGCCAGACCTATGGCGACGTGTTCGTGTTCGTCGACGAGTGTCACCGCACCCAGAGCGGTCGGCTGCACAAGATCATGACGACTCTCATGCCGAGCGCCGTGTTCATCGGCTTTACCGGCACGCCGCTGCTGAAGAAGGACAAGAAGACCAGCCTAGAAGTCTTCGGCGGCTACATCCACACCTACAAGTTCAGCGAGGCCGTGGAAGACGAGGTGGTGCTCGATTTGGTGTACGAGGCCCGCGACATCGACCAGCGGCTCGGCTCGCAGGAGAAGATTGACCAATGGTTCGAAGCGAAGACGCGGGGTCTGAATGCGTGGCAGAAGGACGAGCTGAAGAGCAAGTGGGGCACACTGCAGCACGTGTTGAGTTCGAAGAGCCGCATGGGGCGGGTGGTGAGCGACGTCCTGTTCGACTTTAGCGTCAAGCCGAGGCTCTCCAGCGAGCGTGGCAATGCGATGCTGGTGGTCTCCAGCATCTACGAGGCCTGCAAGTATTTCGAGCTGCTGCGGAAGACGCCGCTACGGGGCAAGTGCGCCATTGTCACCTCCTACAACCCGCTGGCAAAGGACATAACGCTCGAAGAGACCGGCGCCAACTCAGAAACCGACAAGCAGTTCATCTACAAGACCTACACCGACCTGCTGGCGACGGTCGACGCCGCGGCGAACAAGAGCAAGACAGAGACTTACGAAGACTGGGCCAAGAAGCTGTTCGTGAATGAGCCGGCCAACATGCGGCTGCTGGTGGTGGTTGACAAGCTGCTGACCGGCTTCGACGCCCCTTCCTGCACCTACCTGTACATCGACAAGTCGATGCAGGACCACGGGCTGTTTCAAGCAATCTGCCGCACGAATCGGCTCGACGGCGACGACAAAGACTTTGGCTACATCGTCGACTACAAGGACCTGTTCAAGAAGGTCGAGAACGCGATCGCGGTCTACACGTCGGAGCTGGACGATTCCGCCGGCGAAGCCAGCTCGGAGGTGCTGCTGCAGGACCGACTCACGAAGGGGAAGGAGCGGCTCAACAACGCGATCGAGGCGATAACGCTCCTCTGCGAGCCGGTCGCCCCCCCCGCCGGCGAGCTGGAGCATATCCACTACTTCTGCGGGAACACCGAGATTCCGACCGACCTGGAGAAGAATGAGCCTCGCCGAGCGGCGCTCTACAAGTCGACCGTGGCGCTTGTGCGAGCCTACGGGAACTTGGCCGATGAGCTGAGCGAGGCGGGCTATAGCGACGATCGGATCGCCGAGATCAAGGCCCTGCTCGATCACTACGTCAAGCTGCGGGACACCATCCGCAACGCGGCGGCCGAAACGCTCGACTTGAAGCCGTATGAGGCGGATATGCGGCACCTGATCGACACCTACATCGAGGCGGACGAGCCGCGGAAGATTTCGCCGTTCGACAACATCGGGCTGCTGGACCTGATCGTGAAGACGGGCATCGCCGATGCAATCGCGGCGAGGCTTGGTGGGCTCGGAGGGAACCAGGCCGCGATCGCCGAGACGATCGAGAACAACGTCCGCAGCAAGATCATCAAGGAGCAATTGAGCGACCCCGCGTTCTACGAGCTGATGTCGCAGCTTCTGGACGAGGTGATCGCTGACCGGAAAGCCAAGGCGATCGCGTACGAGGACTACCTGAAGCGGATAGCCGAGATCGTCAAGAAGGTCGATGCCGGGAAGGGAGACGACACGCCCGCGGCGCTCGACTCGCCCGGGAAGCGGGCTGTCTACAACGTGGTAAAGTCCGCTGCGGCGGCCGGCGCCGCAACAGCCGGCACGGACGCGGTTGACCTAACGCTCAAGATCGACGAGACGGTGAAGACTGTCCGGCCCGATGGCTGGCGTGGCGTGCAGGCGAAGGAGCAGATCATCAAGGCGGCTCTGTTCGGCATTCTGCAGGACGCGGAGTTGGTCGAGAGCTTGTTCACGGTTCTCGTCGCCCAGAAGGATTATTGA
- a CDS encoding phage/plasmid primase, P4 family, which produces MTAFASERDRAAAEDRQPNRQLLPMHREELKKSGITAEAIFSAGVYTEHDTKQIAALLNRKSFPLSHSPAIVYPFLDAAGRPVLHRVKPIKLVGGAKYLQPSKTAVRAYVPPSVWPMLADPKVPLLITEGEKKALSAACAGFACVGLVGVEAWHKKGSSKLVPELEHVAWEGRDAFVVFDSDAASNPNVQRPERGLAGALLAHNAKARIVRLPSGEGGAKVGLDDFLVAHGSEALQELLDNAVPLSQADLGQAAGDESTGKTGKKDHRQAMKEFDAHDESINIIERCFTTDGAWNLYFWNGCWWRWSNGCYHATPQNELDARLYGFMNREFIGVRIAHVRELREQMRSKLLIESAMEQPEWLGQPPFECDPRDLVAMQDCAIYLPNLFVTGAEYRIPATPRLFTTSACDFKFEPSRPEPKCWLKFLESVFPDDPQSIDTLQEIFGYLLTPDTSQQKAFLIIGPTRSGKGTIARLLQKLIGTRNCCGPTLSSLTQPFGLQPLMNKSLAIISDARLNGRADQSVVLERILSISGEDSLTVDIKHLAPVTTKLPTRLLLMTNELPKVADASSAFVGRFIVLTMTQSFLGKEDRGLDQKLAEELPCIWWWAAAGWMRLRERGHFQQPDSSLETLRDLRDLTSAVGAFVREQCEMGVGYSIDIKDLFAAWRSWCGEQGRDHPGTRQSFGRDLNACSSLIRRKERRVGRSKVGYYEGIRLSC; this is translated from the coding sequence GTGACGGCCTTCGCTTCAGAGCGCGACAGAGCCGCCGCCGAAGACCGCCAGCCGAACCGCCAACTGCTGCCGATGCACCGAGAAGAGCTGAAGAAGAGCGGCATCACCGCGGAGGCGATCTTCTCAGCGGGAGTCTACACGGAACACGACACGAAACAGATCGCTGCCCTTCTCAATCGCAAGTCGTTCCCGCTATCTCATAGTCCGGCGATCGTCTATCCCTTCTTGGACGCCGCAGGGCGGCCCGTGCTACACCGGGTCAAGCCGATCAAACTAGTGGGGGGCGCCAAGTACCTTCAGCCGAGCAAGACCGCCGTACGCGCTTACGTTCCGCCCTCAGTCTGGCCCATGCTCGCCGACCCGAAAGTGCCGCTACTGATCACCGAGGGCGAGAAGAAGGCGTTGTCCGCCGCGTGCGCCGGGTTCGCCTGCGTTGGCCTTGTCGGCGTCGAGGCTTGGCACAAGAAGGGATCCTCCAAGCTCGTGCCCGAGCTGGAACATGTGGCCTGGGAAGGGCGTGACGCGTTCGTCGTCTTCGACAGCGACGCTGCTTCCAACCCCAACGTGCAGCGGCCGGAGAGAGGACTGGCAGGCGCACTGCTGGCGCACAACGCGAAGGCGAGGATCGTCCGGCTGCCGAGCGGGGAAGGTGGCGCCAAGGTTGGGCTCGATGACTTTCTGGTCGCCCACGGATCGGAGGCATTGCAGGAGCTGCTCGACAACGCGGTTCCACTTAGCCAAGCGGACCTAGGGCAGGCCGCCGGCGATGAATCAACCGGCAAGACAGGGAAGAAGGACCATCGGCAAGCGATGAAGGAGTTCGATGCCCACGACGAATCAATAAATATCATCGAGCGTTGCTTCACGACCGACGGGGCCTGGAACCTCTACTTCTGGAACGGCTGCTGGTGGCGATGGAGTAATGGTTGCTACCACGCGACGCCCCAGAACGAACTCGATGCTCGCCTCTATGGCTTCATGAATCGCGAGTTTATTGGCGTTCGAATTGCCCACGTCCGAGAGCTCCGCGAGCAGATGCGATCGAAGTTGCTGATCGAATCAGCAATGGAACAGCCGGAGTGGCTTGGCCAGCCGCCCTTCGAGTGTGACCCGCGAGACTTGGTTGCGATGCAGGACTGCGCGATCTATCTACCCAACCTATTCGTCACCGGCGCGGAGTACCGAATCCCGGCAACCCCGCGGCTTTTCACCACGTCCGCATGCGACTTCAAGTTCGAACCCAGCAGGCCCGAGCCAAAGTGCTGGCTGAAGTTCTTGGAATCCGTATTCCCTGATGACCCACAGAGCATCGATACGCTGCAGGAGATATTTGGCTATCTATTGACCCCTGATACATCGCAGCAGAAGGCGTTCTTGATTATCGGGCCCACGCGCAGCGGCAAGGGGACCATCGCACGGCTACTCCAGAAGCTGATCGGCACAAGAAACTGCTGCGGGCCGACGCTGTCTAGCCTTACCCAGCCTTTCGGGCTTCAGCCGCTGATGAATAAGAGCCTCGCGATCATCAGCGACGCGCGGCTCAACGGAAGGGCTGATCAGTCGGTCGTCCTTGAGCGAATTCTCTCGATCTCCGGCGAAGATTCGCTCACCGTCGATATCAAGCACCTCGCGCCGGTAACGACCAAGCTGCCAACGCGACTGCTGTTGATGACGAATGAACTGCCCAAGGTTGCCGACGCTTCATCAGCGTTCGTCGGTCGGTTCATCGTGCTAACCATGACCCAGTCGTTCCTCGGCAAGGAAGACCGGGGGCTCGATCAGAAGCTGGCCGAAGAGCTCCCATGCATCTGGTGGTGGGCAGCGGCCGGTTGGATGCGATTGCGTGAGCGCGGTCACTTCCAGCAGCCCGACTCTTCCCTGGAGACCCTCAGGGATCTTCGCGACCTGACGTCCGCTGTTGGAGCGTTTGTGCGGGAGCAGTGCGAGATGGGCGTGGGGTACTCAATCGACATCAAGGATCTGTTCGCAGCCTGGCGGAGCTGGTGTGGCGAGCAGGGCCGGGATCACCCGGGTACAAGGCAGTCATTCGGCCGCGATCTCAATGCCTGCAGTTCATTGATCCGGCGCAAGGAACGCAGGGTTGGCCGTTCAAAAGTGGGTTACTACGAAGGAATCCGGCTTAGTTGCTAG
- a CDS encoding type II toxin-antitoxin system antitoxin SocA domain-containing protein: MEAAEKSDRLIEAASAVLKAAPRCRLNAVVLHKALFYLDLASLRDRGDTITHNTYIGIQQGPVVAKYQTRLIGQLEGRGVAKQLSEWDGSKPIVLECPPERFLFLDDDAMGLASAVTSHFAQLTSGEASAFSHENPGWRMAWEAYLRTKKPSAVNLHIALQQIVEDDPWMDRPLMDDDELFAAADAGDGADW, encoded by the coding sequence ATGGAAGCAGCAGAAAAGAGCGATCGACTCATCGAGGCGGCTAGCGCCGTGTTGAAGGCTGCGCCGCGCTGCCGGCTGAACGCGGTGGTGCTCCACAAGGCGTTGTTCTACCTTGACCTTGCATCGTTGCGAGACCGTGGCGATACGATCACGCACAACACCTACATCGGCATCCAGCAGGGGCCGGTCGTCGCCAAGTATCAGACGCGGCTTATCGGTCAGCTTGAAGGCCGCGGCGTCGCCAAGCAGCTCAGCGAGTGGGACGGGTCGAAGCCGATCGTGCTCGAATGCCCCCCGGAGCGATTCCTATTCCTCGACGACGATGCGATGGGCTTGGCCTCGGCCGTCACTTCGCACTTCGCCCAGTTGACCTCCGGCGAGGCCTCGGCATTCTCGCACGAAAACCCCGGCTGGCGGATGGCGTGGGAAGCCTATCTTCGCACCAAAAAGCCCTCTGCGGTCAATCTGCACATCGCGCTGCAACAAATCGTCGAGGACGACCCCTGGATGGACCGACCGTTGATGGATGACGACGAGCTTTTCGCCGCGGCCGACGCGGGCGACGGGGCCGACTGGTAA
- a CDS encoding recombinase family protein — MDSNAYHASRENQRRVVVYAAPVVTPSIFALEQVAACQKWACLNGLDVIGVFLDPGAPGPRRRRPMLERAIATAERSTASLTVLEVGVLGADLGRLVAIHDRLMRAGAGVAAVTGPTLPRPNGGGYDAVRSLAVLAEHFRDRNAAATSAAMAERRARRLPSGKVPYGYRLHAKQNTLVEWGPEQKVIRWLGWRTGCGFGPRWLADELNARGYRIAGRDWGEGTIRRVLRRAERDGLLTPGPTFLDAYDRLVESRLDGWPRRGFKRNCPLVVPRNLLPKRDRAGRESWPVIDAAGRSLVGDDRCFK; from the coding sequence GTGGATAGCAACGCGTATCATGCAAGCCGTGAGAACCAACGGCGGGTCGTTGTGTACGCAGCGCCCGTCGTCACCCCATCGATTTTTGCCCTAGAGCAAGTGGCCGCCTGCCAAAAGTGGGCCTGCTTGAATGGGCTCGACGTGATCGGCGTGTTCCTCGACCCGGGCGCCCCGGGCCCCCGCCGGCGCCGACCGATGCTTGAGCGCGCCATCGCCACGGCCGAGCGAAGCACCGCATCGCTGACCGTGCTGGAGGTGGGCGTGCTGGGCGCCGACCTGGGCCGGCTGGTGGCGATCCACGACCGGCTGATGCGGGCCGGCGCCGGCGTCGCCGCGGTGACCGGCCCCACGCTGCCGCGGCCCAATGGGGGCGGCTACGACGCGGTACGATCGCTGGCCGTGCTTGCCGAACACTTCCGCGATCGCAACGCGGCCGCGACCTCCGCGGCAATGGCCGAGCGCCGGGCCCGCCGACTCCCCTCGGGCAAGGTCCCCTACGGCTACCGGCTGCACGCGAAGCAGAACACGCTGGTCGAATGGGGCCCCGAGCAGAAGGTGATCCGCTGGCTCGGCTGGCGCACCGGCTGCGGCTTCGGCCCCCGCTGGCTAGCCGACGAGCTCAACGCCCGCGGCTACCGGATCGCCGGCCGAGACTGGGGCGAGGGAACCATCCGCCGAGTACTACGACGGGCGGAACGCGACGGCCTGCTTACGCCGGGCCCAACGTTCTTGGACGCATACGACAGGCTGGTCGAGAGCCGGCTCGACGGCTGGCCACGACGGGGGTTCAAGCGGAACTGCCCGCTGGTGGTGCCGCGGAACTTGCTGCCGAAGCGCGATCGCGCGGGGCGGGAGAGTTGGCCGGTGATTGATGCCGCGGGGCGGTCCTTGGTAGGCGACGATCGATGCTTCAAGTAG
- a CDS encoding restriction endonuclease subunit S, which yields MTLQQTEAGQIPNDWCVRPLKNILALCMDYRGRTPKKLGMEWGGGEILALSANNVQMGTIDRTKEAYFGSVPLYERWMSRGDCEVGDVLITTEAPLGNVTQIPDSSRYILSQRVVLLRPCSFIAKDYLAYYMAGERFQSSLSRCASGTTAKGIQRTQLELLQVAYPPTLAEQEAIAEALSDADAWIESLEALVAKKRAVKQAVMQQLLTGRTRLPGFEGEWETKRLSQLGATYGGLTGKTKGHFGDGNARYIPFMNIMENVIIDPEDLGLVDVEANESQNQVASGDLFFNGSSETPEEVGMCSFLEEELSNTYVNSFCFGFRLHPSIEEDGRFLAYYLRSSAGRELMRSLAQGATRYNLSKKSLVALELRLPQPLEQRAIVTVLSDMDAEVSVITTKLAKSRQIKQGMMQELLTGKTRLV from the coding sequence ATGACACTTCAGCAGACAGAAGCTGGCCAGATTCCGAACGATTGGTGCGTGCGGCCGCTGAAGAATATCCTTGCGCTGTGCATGGACTACCGAGGACGCACCCCAAAGAAGCTGGGGATGGAGTGGGGCGGCGGGGAGATACTCGCCTTGTCTGCGAATAACGTGCAGATGGGCACGATCGATCGCACGAAGGAAGCTTACTTCGGAAGTGTCCCGCTCTACGAAAGATGGATGAGCCGTGGTGATTGTGAGGTCGGCGACGTTCTAATTACGACCGAAGCACCGCTCGGGAACGTCACCCAGATCCCTGACTCCTCTCGCTATATCCTCAGCCAAAGAGTCGTACTCCTTCGTCCGTGTTCCTTCATCGCGAAGGATTACCTCGCCTACTATATGGCGGGGGAACGCTTTCAGTCTTCGCTATCTCGATGCGCTAGCGGGACGACGGCGAAGGGAATACAGCGAACACAGCTTGAACTGCTTCAAGTCGCGTATCCCCCCACGCTCGCCGAGCAAGAAGCCATCGCCGAGGCCCTCTCCGACGCGGATGCGTGGATCGAGTCGCTGGAGGCGCTCGTCGCCAAGAAGCGCGCCGTCAAGCAGGCCGTGATGCAGCAGCTCCTCACCGGCAGGACGCGGCTGCCAGGGTTTGAGGGGGAGTGGGAGACGAAACGCCTTAGCCAACTAGGGGCAACCTACGGAGGGCTGACCGGCAAGACCAAAGGCCACTTCGGGGACGGCAACGCCCGGTACATTCCATTCATGAACATTATGGAGAACGTCATCATCGATCCGGAGGATCTTGGACTTGTTGATGTCGAGGCCAATGAGTCGCAAAACCAAGTCGCTTCAGGTGACCTGTTCTTCAATGGATCATCTGAGACGCCTGAAGAAGTTGGGATGTGCTCGTTCCTTGAGGAAGAGCTCTCAAACACTTACGTGAATAGCTTCTGTTTCGGCTTCCGCCTGCATCCTAGCATTGAGGAGGATGGCAGATTCCTCGCATACTATCTGCGGAGCTCCGCGGGTCGCGAGTTGATGCGATCACTGGCGCAGGGAGCAACTCGCTACAACTTGTCGAAGAAATCGCTCGTCGCTTTGGAACTCAGGCTGCCCCAACCACTCGAACAGAGGGCGATCGTCACTGTCTTGTCGGACATGGACGCGGAGGTGTCAGTGATCACCACCAAACTCGCAAAATCCCGTCAGATCAAGCAGGGGATGATGCAAGAGCTGCTCACCGGCAAGACGCGGCTGGTGTAA
- a CDS encoding type I restriction-modification system subunit M, translated as MALKKSELYSSLWASCDELRGGMDASQYKDYVLSLLFIKYVSDKYEGKAYAPITIPEGAGFKAMVALKGSADIGDKINKKVIAPLAETNDQLSQADFPDFNSSEKLGDGKEKVEKLTNLIGIFERPELNFSKNGADGDDILGDAYEYLMRHFATESGKSKGQFYTPAEVSRIMAQIIGIGAAKTSSSTTVYDPTCGSGSLLLKVADAASTPVTLYGQEKDSQTSGLARMNMILHNNPTATVVQGNTLADPKFLEGDALKQFDYVVANPPFSDKRWSTGLDPAADPHERFKAFGVPPNKQGNYAYLLHIVRSLKSTGAGACILPHGVLFRGNAEAAIREKLVGKGYLKGIIGLPANLFYGTGIPACIVVVDKKQAAGRKGVLMIDASAGFQKEGPKNRLRSRDIHKIVDVFTNAEEHPGYSRVVGIDEIAKNDFNLNLPRYIDSREAEDLQDLGGHLYGGIPTADVDALETYWDICPGLRKALFKENRTGYVDLRVEPAAIKQTIHEHPEFVAFVEQMDAHFEAWRKRAVKKLKSLEAGCDPKAVIHELSEGLLAHYEPKRGEAQPLIDPYAVYQHLMDYWADVMQDDVYSIAADGWKAETYRILVKRKDKGWACDLIPKELVVARYFADQQAALSQLVVELESAAAERIELEEEHGRDEDAFGDLEKVNKANVSARAKEIKGDPEQKEELVVLKQWLTLAEKEAKLKKKMKDSAAALDEAAYAGYAELTCEDVRAIVVLDKWVTSVGDAVEREVTRNSQLLRTRVDDLASRYASTLTDLTKLSIGLDGTVGEHLEQICAKSIDIHIREVAV; from the coding sequence ATGGCCCTCAAGAAGTCCGAACTCTACTCCTCGCTGTGGGCGAGCTGCGACGAGCTGCGTGGCGGCATGGACGCCAGCCAGTACAAGGATTACGTCCTTTCGCTGCTGTTCATCAAGTACGTCAGCGACAAGTACGAGGGGAAGGCGTACGCGCCGATCACCATCCCCGAGGGCGCGGGCTTCAAGGCCATGGTCGCACTCAAGGGATCCGCGGATATCGGCGACAAGATCAACAAGAAGGTCATCGCTCCGCTCGCGGAAACCAATGATCAGCTCTCGCAGGCAGACTTTCCTGACTTCAACTCGTCCGAAAAGCTGGGCGACGGCAAGGAGAAAGTCGAGAAGCTCACCAACCTGATCGGCATCTTCGAGAGGCCAGAGCTCAACTTCTCGAAGAACGGCGCCGATGGCGACGACATCCTCGGCGACGCCTACGAGTACCTGATGCGGCACTTTGCTACCGAGAGTGGCAAGAGCAAGGGTCAGTTCTACACCCCCGCCGAGGTGAGCCGCATCATGGCCCAGATCATCGGCATCGGCGCCGCCAAGACTTCCAGCAGCACCACGGTGTACGACCCCACGTGTGGCTCGGGGTCGCTGCTGCTGAAGGTGGCCGACGCGGCGAGCACCCCCGTCACGCTGTACGGGCAGGAGAAGGACAGCCAGACCAGCGGCCTGGCGCGGATGAACATGATCCTGCACAACAACCCCACCGCCACGGTAGTGCAGGGCAACACGCTCGCCGATCCGAAGTTTCTGGAGGGCGACGCGCTGAAGCAATTCGACTACGTCGTCGCCAATCCGCCATTCTCCGACAAGCGCTGGAGCACCGGCCTCGACCCGGCGGCCGACCCCCACGAGCGGTTCAAGGCTTTCGGCGTCCCTCCCAACAAGCAGGGGAACTACGCCTACCTGCTGCACATTGTCCGCTCGCTCAAGAGCACCGGCGCCGGCGCGTGCATCCTGCCCCACGGCGTGCTGTTCCGCGGAAACGCCGAGGCAGCGATCCGCGAGAAGCTCGTCGGGAAGGGCTACCTAAAGGGGATCATCGGCCTGCCGGCCAACCTGTTCTATGGCACCGGCATCCCGGCCTGCATCGTGGTGGTGGACAAGAAGCAGGCCGCGGGGCGGAAGGGGGTGCTGATGATCGACGCGTCGGCGGGCTTCCAGAAGGAGGGCCCGAAGAACCGTCTCCGCTCGCGAGACATTCACAAGATCGTCGACGTGTTCACCAACGCAGAGGAGCACCCCGGCTACTCACGCGTGGTTGGCATCGACGAGATCGCCAAGAACGACTTCAACCTCAACCTGCCGCGGTACATCGACAGCCGAGAGGCCGAAGACTTGCAAGACCTCGGCGGCCACCTCTACGGCGGCATCCCCACGGCCGATGTAGACGCCCTTGAGACCTACTGGGACATCTGCCCAGGGTTACGCAAAGCACTGTTCAAAGAAAACCGCACCGGCTACGTCGATCTGCGTGTCGAACCGGCCGCGATCAAGCAGACGATCCACGAACACCCGGAGTTCGTCGCGTTCGTGGAGCAGATGGACGCTCACTTCGAGGCGTGGCGGAAGCGGGCGGTCAAGAAGCTCAAATCGCTAGAGGCGGGGTGCGACCCTAAGGCGGTCATCCACGAGCTTTCGGAGGGGCTGCTGGCCCACTACGAACCGAAGCGGGGGGAGGCCCAACCGCTCATCGATCCCTACGCGGTCTACCAGCACCTGATGGACTACTGGGCCGACGTGATGCAGGACGACGTCTATTCAATCGCGGCCGACGGCTGGAAGGCGGAGACGTATCGGATTCTCGTTAAGCGGAAGGACAAAGGATGGGCGTGCGACCTCATTCCAAAAGAGCTGGTGGTCGCCCGCTACTTCGCCGACCAGCAAGCAGCGCTCAGCCAACTAGTGGTCGAACTCGAATCGGCCGCTGCTGAGCGGATCGAGTTGGAAGAAGAGCACGGCCGAGATGAAGATGCCTTTGGCGATCTCGAAAAAGTCAACAAGGCGAACGTCTCGGCTCGGGCCAAGGAGATCAAGGGCGATCCGGAACAGAAGGAAGAGCTGGTTGTCCTCAAACAGTGGCTTACTCTTGCTGAGAAGGAGGCGAAGCTAAAGAAGAAGATGAAGGATTCAGCTGCGGCACTAGATGAAGCAGCTTACGCAGGGTACGCGGAACTGACATGTGAAGACGTACGGGCGATCGTCGTCCTCGACAAGTGGGTAACTTCTGTGGGCGACGCAGTTGAACGCGAGGTTACCCGGAATAGCCAATTACTGAGGACGCGAGTGGATGACCTCGCGTCACGATACGCGTCAACTTTGACCGATCTGACGAAACTGTCGATAGGTCTCGACGGGACAGTAGGCGAGCACCTAGAGCAAATCTGCGCGAAGTCTATCGATATTCATATAAGGGAAGTGGCGGTTTGA